Proteins from one Setaria italica strain Yugu1 chromosome V, Setaria_italica_v2.0, whole genome shotgun sequence genomic window:
- the LOC101762595 gene encoding laccase-4 yields the protein MAMAISSALRPCSLLVAALMLLASIVEVQGITRYYDFNVTMANVTRLCSSKSIVTVNGQFPGPELVAREGDRVVVRVTNHAQHNVSLHWHGIRQLRTGWADGPAYITQCPIQTGQSYVYNFTVVGQRGTLWWHAHISWLRATVYGPIVILPKLGVPYPFPAPYKEVPVIFGEWWQADTEVVIKQALQTGGGPNVSDAHTINGLPGPLYNCSAKDTYKLKVKPGKTYMLRLINAALNDELFFSIANHSLTVVEVDAVYVKPFTVDTLLIAPGQTTNVLLTAKPFYPGANYYMSAAPYSTTRPGTFDNTTVAGILEYEYPDAPSSAPSFNKALPLYKPTLPGFNDTDFVGNFTAKLRSLATAQYPAAVPKTVDKKFFFTVGLGTHPCPANTTCQGPTNTTQFAASVNNVSFALPTRALLHSHFTGLSSGVYSSDFPVAPLTPFNYTGTPPNNTNVANGTKLMVIPYGTNVELVMQGTSILGIESHPLHLHGFNFFVVGQGYGNYDPVNDPAKFNLVDPVERNTVGVPAGGWVAIRFLADNPGVWFMHCHLEVHTTWGLRMAWLVLDGSLPHQKLLPPPSDLPKC from the exons ATGGCGATGGCGATCTCCTCCGCTCTTCGTCCGTGCTCCCTCCTCGTGGCGGCCCTGATGCTCCTCGCCTCCATCGTCGAAGTGCAAGGCATCACGAGATACTACGACTTCAAT GTGACAATGGCGAACGTGACGCGGCTGTGCTCCAGCAAGAGCATCGTCACGGTGAACGGGCAGTTCCCCGGCCCCGAGCTCGTCGCCAGGGAAGGCGACCGCGTCGTCGTCCGCGTCACCAACCACGCACAGCACAACGTCTCGCTGCACTG GCACGGCATCCGGCAGCTGCGGACGGGGTGGGCGGACGGGCCGGCGTACATCACGCAGTGCCCGATCCAGACGGGGCAGAGCTACGTGTACAACTTCACCGTCGTCGGGCAGCGCGGCACCCTGTGGTGGCACGCGCACATCTCCTGGCTCCGCGCCACCGTCTACGGGCCCATCGTCATCCTCCCCAAGCTCGGCGTGCCCTACCCGTTCCCGGCGCCCTACAAGGAGGTCCCCGTCATCTTCG GTGAGTGGTGGCAGGCGGACACGGAGGTGGTGATCAAGCAGGCGCTTCAGACCGGCGGTGGACCGAATGTCTCTGACGCCCACACCATCAACGGCCTCCCAGGACCGCTCTACAACTGCTCTGCCAAAG ACACGTACAAGCTGAAGGTGAAGCCCGGGAAGACGTACATGCTCCGCCTCATCAACGCCGCGCTCAACGACGAGCTCTTCTTCTCCATCGCCAACCACTCGCTCACCGTCGTCGAGGTCGACGCCGTCTACGTCAAGCCCTTCACTGTCGACACCCTGCTCATCGCCCCGGGGCAGACCACCAACGTGCTCCTCACCGCCAAGCCCTTCTACCCCGGCGCCAACTACTACATGTCCGCCGCGCCCTACTCCACCACCAGGCCGGGCACCTTCGACAACACCACCGTCGCCGGCATCCTCGAGTACGAGTACCCCGACGCCCCTTCCTCCGCGCCGAGCTTCAACAAGGCTCTGCCGCTCTACAAGCCGACGCTGCCGGGGTTCAACGACACCGACTTCGTCGGCAACTTCACGGCAAAGCTCCGGAGCCTCGCGACCGCGCAGTACCCGGCGGCCGTGCCGAAGACGGTGGACAAGAAGTTCTTCTTCACCGTCGGGCTCGGCACGCACCCGTGCCCCGCCAACACGACGTGCCAGGGCCCCACGAACACGACGCAGTTCGCGGCGTCCGTGAACAACGTCTCCTTCGCGCTCCCGACCAGGGCGCTGCTGCACTCGCACTTCACCGGCCTGTCCAGCGGCGTCTACTCGTCGGACTTCCCCGTCGCGCCCCTGACGCCGTTCAACTACACGGGGACGCCGCCCAACAACACCAACGTGGCCAACGGGACCAAGCTGATGGTGATCCCGTACGGCACCAACGTGGAGCTGGTGATGCAGGGCACCAGCATCCTCGGCATCGAGAGCCACCCGCTGCACCTCCACGGCTtcaacttcttcgtcgtcggTCAAGGGTACGGCAACTACGACCCCGTCAACGACCCGGCCAAGTTCAACCTCGTCGACCCCGTCGAGCGGAACACCGTCGGCGTGCCGGCCGGCGGCTGGGTGGCCATCCGCTTCCTCGCTGACAACCCCG GTGTCTGGTTCATGCACTGCCATTTGGAGGTGCACACGACGTGGGGCCTGAGGATGGCATGGCTGGTGCTCGACGGCAGCCTCCCGCACCAGAAGCTGCTCCCGCCACCGTCCGATCTGCCCAAATGCTGA